The Sulfolobus acidocaldarius DSM 639 genome has a window encoding:
- the upsA gene encoding pilin subunit UpsA: MVKKSVRNKAISSVLGTVIVLAITIALGGLLYAYSQGMFSNLTQNTNINVQAKIIVNPSTNDSYLQLTLVNNGNLGINITKVTIDSNGISIPINVYLPPGQQYSNTFPLTSKMIAGETYTVTVYGNSNNKPVVETMNVLASTV, from the coding sequence TTGGTTAAAAAATCCGTAAGAAATAAAGCAATATCGTCAGTTCTGGGTACTGTAATTGTATTAGCCATAACAATAGCCTTAGGTGGTCTTCTATATGCGTATAGCCAGGGTATGTTCAGTAATCTAACCCAAAACACTAACATTAACGTACAAGCAAAAATAATAGTAAACCCATCTACCAATGATTCTTATCTTCAACTTACCTTAGTCAATAACGGGAACTTAGGTATAAATATAACGAAAGTAACTATAGATTCTAATGGGATATCGATCCCAATAAATGTGTATTTACCTCCTGGTCAGCAATATTCAAATACTTTTCCTTTAACTTCAAAGATGATTGCAGGAGAGACATATACTGTTACGGTATATGGAAACTCCAACAATAAGCCTGTAGTAGAGACCATGAATGTACTAGCTTCTACGGTGTAA
- the upsB gene encoding pilin subunit UpsB, translated as MKGISSIFSSLIVTMIVVSMSIPLFMYFNSLYNISTNSLSNSYEYLQNSTATRVTIIGFDHDIYIYNAGNELVVINQVMVGNQTCSINSYTLNPGALLKLNQIVRNCSFNKNETIVLKINNVYYYYDYN; from the coding sequence ATGAAAGGAATCTCTTCAATTTTTTCTTCTCTCATAGTTACTATGATAGTAGTTTCCATGTCTATTCCGCTCTTTATGTATTTTAATTCCCTATATAATATATCGACCAATTCGCTATCCAACTCTTATGAATACCTGCAGAATTCAACTGCTACAAGAGTTACTATTATAGGTTTTGATCATGACATATATATCTACAATGCAGGAAATGAGTTAGTAGTAATAAACCAAGTTATGGTAGGAAATCAGACATGCAGTATCAATTCATACACTTTAAATCCAGGAGCTTTGTTAAAACTCAATCAGATAGTTCGCAATTGCTCTTTCAATAAAAACGAGACTATTGTACTTAAAATTAACAATGTGTACTATTACTATGATTACAATTGA
- a CDS encoding endonuclease III domain-containing protein, translating into MEMDIANQLYMKLREEYKIDQKEFISSYICGKTRNVFATILATILSQNSTDKSALIAFSKLNETVGEITPDRIKHADINTIIDAIRVAGLGNSKARYIKNVAEVINDLDLNIEIDCQKLRDFLTAIEGIGDKTADVVLLTCFRCREFPIDTHIRRVISRLGFLGSSPKYKDISEYFKTRFSSEDLLNLHHLLIAHGRKTCKSRKPICDKCVIRDYCKYYLDNIKN; encoded by the coding sequence ATGGAAATGGATATTGCTAATCAATTGTATATGAAATTGCGTGAGGAATATAAAATAGATCAGAAGGAATTTATCTCATCGTACATATGTGGAAAAACTCGAAATGTTTTTGCAACTATATTAGCAACTATACTGTCGCAAAACTCTACAGACAAGTCGGCTTTGATTGCATTTAGTAAACTTAATGAAACTGTGGGGGAGATAACTCCAGACAGGATTAAACATGCAGATATAAATACAATAATAGATGCGATAAGGGTAGCAGGACTAGGAAATTCTAAGGCGAGATACATAAAAAACGTGGCTGAGGTAATTAACGATCTAGACCTTAACATAGAAATAGATTGTCAAAAGTTACGTGATTTTCTCACTGCGATAGAGGGAATAGGTGATAAGACAGCTGATGTGGTTTTACTTACATGTTTTAGATGTAGAGAATTCCCTATTGATACTCATATAAGAAGAGTTATTTCAAGGTTAGGATTTCTTGGATCTTCACCTAAATATAAGGACATCTCAGAATATTTCAAAACCCGTTTCAGCTCCGAAGATCTGCTCAATCTTCATCATTTACTAATTGCGCATGGTAGAAAAACTTGCAAATCAAGAAAACCCATATGTGACAAGTGTGTCATAAGAGATTATTGTAAATATTATCTGGATAATATTAAAAATTAA
- a CDS encoding ParB N-terminal domain-containing protein, with product MSNYQLEWVSPKQLRPHEDVILSIVNENIEILRKDNSMAPIIVDKNSMVILDGHHRYYASLSLGLPKIPAIMIDYNSEQVEVREWNRIIAPDSSIRDFLRVFRSSVDGKYCVSYKSDVVFCDDNIYSLYWKEEAIEQLLSRMGYNVVKTADQEATISIPPVPKNVVIDFSYKGLRFPPKSTRHIYHFYIPKQRIILQWD from the coding sequence ATGTCTAATTACCAGCTAGAATGGGTTAGCCCTAAACAGCTTAGACCTCATGAAGATGTTATTTTAAGTATAGTTAACGAGAATATAGAAATACTTCGAAAAGACAATTCAATGGCTCCAATAATAGTTGATAAGAACTCTATGGTCATATTGGATGGTCATCATAGATATTATGCTAGTTTATCGTTAGGCTTACCTAAGATTCCAGCAATAATGATAGATTATAACTCTGAACAAGTAGAAGTAAGGGAGTGGAATAGAATTATAGCCCCAGATAGTAGTATAAGAGACTTCCTTAGAGTTTTTAGATCTAGTGTTGATGGAAAATATTGTGTAAGTTACAAATCTGACGTTGTTTTTTGTGACGATAATATTTATTCACTGTATTGGAAGGAGGAAGCAATAGAACAACTCTTATCGAGAATGGGTTATAATGTGGTAAAAACTGCTGATCAGGAAGCAACAATTTCCATACCACCAGTACCCAAAAACGTAGTAATAGATTTTTCCTATAAAGGCTTGAGATTTCCGCCAAAATCTACTAGACATATATATCACTTTTATATACCTAAACAAAGAATAATTTTGCAATGGGATTAA
- a CDS encoding glycosyltransferase, which produces MGLTDIFLNLLLFVYPAVFIIYQIILYEISARKQINQEALKYSNLPVLSIIVPIKNEEISVIQGLLDNLSNLIWDKKKLEIIIVSDDNEDYFTKIINTVKVPKDLTVYFYRREKKLGYKSGALQYGFEKATGDLILTIDVDSRLPPNALINAYEKMQSNTCDAIVFQWNGYSSNQYSTLAKGMVVSTLFASKALFEGKEKLKLKIYPVGSGTMFSREALRVVNGWDYRLVQDDLEIGTRLIYNGKNVCASGIPIYVEVPDNFYSFYVQQTRWAMGSAEVLRNRLKYIIKSKISFTQRMDLIIYLLQYTPVIVTFFISTLLSLMLPFRIGHDPLNSPALLFWLVSLGLYASLLLSLALKLGLNLKDSLMGIGRLTAFTVSISPFIVFNFFKGLLKSGNTYVITPKGTVKKTNKLLRIIAIIGVFGLLYLLSSILYIYEGYYVTGIWLLYYSSAYLYTMLLYYKEL; this is translated from the coding sequence ATGGGATTAACTGATATATTTTTGAATCTACTTCTATTCGTTTACCCAGCTGTATTTATAATTTATCAAATTATTCTTTATGAAATTTCTGCAAGAAAACAAATTAATCAAGAAGCTTTGAAATATTCCAATTTACCTGTTCTTTCCATAATAGTTCCCATTAAGAACGAGGAAATATCTGTAATACAAGGTCTATTAGACAATTTAAGTAATCTAATCTGGGATAAGAAAAAACTGGAAATAATTATTGTATCAGACGATAATGAGGACTACTTTACTAAAATAATTAATACAGTCAAGGTTCCAAAGGATCTGACCGTATATTTCTATAGAAGAGAAAAAAAGCTTGGATATAAGAGTGGGGCTCTCCAATACGGTTTTGAGAAAGCTACTGGAGACTTAATACTTACAATAGACGTAGACTCCAGATTGCCACCAAATGCATTAATTAACGCTTATGAAAAAATGCAGTCTAATACATGCGACGCTATAGTATTTCAATGGAACGGATATTCTAGTAATCAATATTCGACATTAGCAAAAGGGATGGTAGTATCAACTCTGTTTGCTAGCAAAGCTTTGTTTGAAGGCAAAGAGAAACTAAAGCTAAAGATATATCCTGTTGGGAGCGGCACAATGTTTAGTAGAGAAGCATTACGTGTTGTTAATGGATGGGACTACAGATTAGTTCAAGACGACTTAGAAATAGGAACTAGATTAATTTATAACGGTAAAAATGTTTGTGCTAGTGGAATTCCAATATATGTTGAGGTTCCTGACAACTTTTACTCATTTTATGTACAGCAAACAAGATGGGCTATGGGTAGTGCAGAAGTTCTCAGAAATAGGTTGAAGTACATTATTAAATCTAAAATTAGCTTTACCCAGAGAATGGATTTAATCATATACTTGCTTCAATATACTCCTGTTATAGTAACATTCTTTATTTCTACTCTATTATCTTTAATGCTACCCTTCCGCATAGGTCATGATCCATTAAATTCTCCAGCCTTATTATTTTGGCTGGTATCCTTGGGCTTGTACGCCTCGCTATTACTTTCATTAGCTTTGAAATTGGGTCTTAACCTTAAGGATAGTCTTATGGGAATTGGTAGACTAACTGCGTTTACAGTTTCTATATCTCCCTTTATAGTTTTTAACTTCTTTAAAGGTCTCTTAAAATCAGGGAATACATATGTAATAACTCCTAAGGGTACTGTTAAAAAAACCAATAAGCTTTTACGAATAATTGCTATAATAGGTGTTTTTGGTCTCTTATACCTACTCTCATCAATATTATACATATATGAGGGATACTATGTAACCGGAATCTGGTTACTCTACTACTCTAGTGCTTATTTATACACTATGTTACTTTACTACAAAGAATTATAA
- a CDS encoding ATP-dependent helicase: MDINTLLNTPDEDVLSLFTPQVARWFKEKYKVFTPPQKGAIPLIKKGKNVLVSSPTGSGKTLAAFLGILDTLIDLGYKNELNKQIYAIYISPLRALNNDMRRNLIEPLTELRNLYPDLPEISIGVRTSDTSSYEKQKMLKKPPHILITTPESFGISLVSPKFREKLSDVKWVIVDEIHELANSKRGAYLAGLLELYKSFIAKNNFVRIGLSATISPLEEVAKFLVGGNGDYEIIDARFVKPTDIQVVSPVKDLVHATEEEVNIGIYSYLVDEIKKHKTTLIFTNTRHAAERVAYKLRKMFEDQNIFDSDLVAAHHSSLSRDVRLEVEEKLKRGELKVVVSSTSLELGIDIGYIDLVTLLSSPKSVSRLLQRVGRAGHHIREVSKGRVVVVDRDDLVECTVLAKLAIDRKIDNIHVPENPLDVLTQLIVAASLITPIEKDKLYEIIKNVYNFRSLSYDEYNNVAEYLAGNYGLDSNKVYAKIRIKDGMISPKRGTRMIFFLNSGTIPDEAMIPVKMENGGYVGNLEEEFVEILAPGDIFVLAGKTYEFIRSEGNSVIVKKSEGQRPTVPSWFSEMLPLAFDSAIEIGKFRGKIAEAIMNEVPKDEVISSIMSEYNLSRFAALSIYNYVKEELLFTGGIVPTDKLLLIEVYDDDDQNRNFIFHGLYGRRTVDALSRAIAYIISKDLNMDVRIAITDNGFAITVPGKQEYEISKVFDKLEPDKMYEILSDVILRTEMIKRRFRHCAERSFMLLKRYKGRETSIDRRQINSEVLLGVVRQIEHFPVLKETVREILEDYMDIKRAIEIVEKIRNGDIKVATIGPNQVPSPFAHNILVKQYTDVVLAEDKRELLKELHNKVIEFLRNKGIDIDLEYTEAGIK; the protein is encoded by the coding sequence ATGGATATTAATACCTTACTCAACACTCCTGACGAAGACGTATTATCCCTTTTTACTCCACAGGTAGCAAGATGGTTTAAAGAAAAATATAAAGTATTCACCCCTCCTCAAAAAGGAGCTATACCTTTAATTAAGAAAGGAAAAAACGTCTTAGTTTCTAGTCCAACAGGTAGCGGTAAAACGCTAGCAGCATTTCTTGGAATCTTAGACACGCTAATAGACTTAGGCTACAAGAACGAGTTAAACAAACAGATATACGCAATCTACATATCTCCTTTGAGAGCATTAAACAACGATATGAGAAGGAACTTAATAGAGCCACTTACGGAGTTGAGAAACTTATATCCAGATTTACCAGAGATTAGTATAGGAGTAAGAACTAGCGATACCTCATCCTATGAGAAACAAAAGATGCTCAAAAAACCACCGCACATCCTTATTACAACACCAGAGTCATTTGGAATATCGTTAGTCTCCCCTAAGTTTAGGGAGAAATTGTCAGATGTTAAATGGGTTATTGTGGACGAAATACATGAATTAGCTAATAGTAAGAGAGGAGCATATTTAGCGGGTTTGTTAGAGCTGTATAAGTCATTCATAGCAAAAAATAATTTCGTCAGAATCGGTTTAAGTGCTACAATATCCCCTTTAGAGGAAGTGGCCAAATTTTTAGTTGGTGGAAATGGCGATTATGAGATTATTGATGCCAGATTTGTAAAGCCTACAGATATTCAAGTAGTATCCCCTGTAAAAGATTTAGTACATGCTACAGAGGAAGAGGTTAATATCGGAATATATAGTTATTTGGTAGATGAGATAAAGAAACACAAAACTACTCTTATCTTCACTAATACTAGGCACGCAGCTGAACGTGTAGCTTATAAGCTCAGAAAAATGTTTGAAGATCAAAACATATTTGACAGTGATCTAGTGGCTGCTCATCACAGTAGTTTAAGTAGAGATGTGAGGTTAGAAGTTGAGGAGAAATTGAAAAGAGGGGAATTGAAAGTTGTTGTTTCATCTACTAGTTTAGAGCTAGGAATAGACATTGGATATATAGACCTAGTGACTCTTTTAAGTAGTCCAAAGAGTGTAAGTAGATTGTTGCAGAGAGTAGGGAGGGCAGGACATCATATTAGGGAAGTTAGTAAGGGAAGAGTTGTTGTTGTGGATAGGGATGATTTAGTGGAGTGTACAGTTTTAGCCAAGCTTGCTATAGATAGGAAGATCGATAATATACATGTTCCTGAGAATCCATTAGATGTTTTAACTCAGTTAATAGTTGCGGCAAGTTTAATAACGCCAATAGAAAAGGACAAGTTATATGAGATCATAAAGAACGTTTATAATTTCAGATCTCTAAGTTATGATGAATACAATAATGTTGCTGAATACCTAGCAGGGAACTACGGACTTGATTCTAATAAAGTATATGCAAAGATTAGGATTAAGGATGGTATGATCAGTCCAAAAAGAGGTACTAGGATGATTTTCTTCTTAAATAGTGGTACCATACCAGACGAAGCAATGATACCTGTAAAAATGGAAAATGGAGGGTATGTAGGAAATTTAGAGGAAGAGTTTGTGGAGATTCTCGCTCCTGGAGATATATTCGTCTTAGCTGGTAAGACGTATGAGTTCATAAGAAGTGAAGGAAACTCAGTAATTGTTAAAAAATCTGAGGGTCAAAGACCTACTGTTCCCAGCTGGTTTTCTGAAATGTTACCACTTGCTTTTGATTCGGCTATTGAAATAGGTAAATTTAGGGGCAAAATCGCTGAGGCAATAATGAATGAGGTGCCTAAGGACGAGGTTATCTCGAGCATCATGTCTGAATATAATCTTTCACGATTTGCTGCTCTTTCAATTTATAATTATGTGAAGGAAGAACTATTATTCACTGGTGGTATAGTTCCCACTGATAAATTACTCCTAATAGAAGTATACGACGATGATGATCAGAATAGGAATTTCATATTTCATGGTTTATATGGTCGTAGAACTGTAGATGCTCTATCTAGAGCTATAGCTTATATAATAAGTAAAGATCTTAATATGGACGTGAGAATAGCGATAACAGATAACGGATTTGCCATAACCGTACCCGGTAAACAAGAATACGAAATTAGCAAAGTTTTTGACAAATTAGAACCGGATAAGATGTATGAGATTCTGAGTGACGTGATTCTGAGAACTGAAATGATCAAAAGGAGATTTAGACACTGTGCCGAAAGATCGTTTATGCTTCTAAAGAGATATAAGGGTAGAGAAACCAGTATTGACAGAAGGCAAATAAATTCAGAGGTTCTATTGGGAGTAGTTAGGCAAATTGAACATTTCCCTGTGTTGAAAGAGACAGTCAGGGAAATTTTAGAGGATTATATGGATATAAAAAGAGCTATTGAAATCGTAGAAAAAATCAGAAACGGTGATATAAAAGTAGCAACTATAGGTCCTAATCAAGTCCCAAGTCCATTTGCTCATAACATATTAGTGAAGCAGTACACTGATGTGGTTTTAGCCGAAGATAAAAGAGAGCTACTAAAAGAGCTTCATAATAAGGTCATAGAGTTCCTTAGGAATAAGGGAATCGATATCGATCTCGAGTACACCGAAGCTGGGATCAAATAA
- a CDS encoding CBS domain-containing protein, whose protein sequence is MQNLSSTQREILLALIDIYNKNKRMVKSKEIADMIGKDEGTVRNVILSLKVLGLIESKPGPSGGYVPTLKAYEAIKNPVITPLLSQLTLYKDGMETDIRINNIEILDITNPNGNKVLLKVSGDLRKIKVGDTVKIGPIPYTRLVIEGVIIHTDDERKELVIDVTRMVSIPKVQVKNIMGKRLVALKPENTLRDASQILYKEGIRGAPVLDNEGKNLGILTTADIIKAFFEQRYDAKVSDYMKTNVISISEDDDVLTAIKKMLIYNVGRLLVLNKDQRVIGIVTRTDILKTIAGLEEIITL, encoded by the coding sequence ATGCAGAATCTATCATCAACGCAAAGAGAAATTCTTCTAGCATTAATAGATATATATAACAAGAATAAAAGAATGGTTAAAAGTAAGGAAATAGCCGATATGATTGGTAAGGACGAAGGTACAGTTAGGAACGTTATACTTAGCCTTAAAGTTTTAGGACTTATAGAATCAAAACCTGGACCCAGCGGTGGATACGTGCCCACACTTAAAGCTTATGAGGCTATAAAAAATCCTGTAATCACACCTTTACTGAGTCAATTAACATTATATAAGGACGGAATGGAGACAGATATAAGAATTAATAATATTGAAATCCTTGATATTACTAATCCGAATGGAAATAAAGTACTTCTAAAGGTTAGTGGAGACTTAAGAAAAATTAAGGTTGGAGATACTGTTAAAATAGGACCCATACCATATACCAGGCTCGTAATAGAGGGCGTCATAATACATACTGACGACGAGAGAAAAGAACTAGTTATAGATGTTACCAGAATGGTAAGTATTCCTAAAGTACAAGTGAAAAACATTATGGGCAAGAGACTTGTTGCCCTTAAGCCAGAAAATACCCTCAGAGACGCTTCACAGATACTATACAAGGAAGGAATAAGAGGAGCCCCCGTACTTGATAATGAAGGTAAGAATCTTGGAATACTTACCACTGCAGATATAATAAAGGCGTTCTTCGAGCAGAGATATGATGCTAAAGTTTCTGATTATATGAAGACTAATGTTATCAGTATAAGTGAAGATGATGACGTTCTTACTGCAATAAAAAAGATGTTAATATATAATGTAGGTAGGTTATTGGTTTTAAACAAGGATCAACGGGTTATAGGTATTGTGACAAGAACAGATATCTTAAAAACTATAGCAGGCTTAGAGGAAATTATAACATTATGA
- a CDS encoding DUF2192 domain-containing protein, protein MVKEIYRERVRVLTELWGSLVEKYTHLTREVLVDLLKESYETNDIKPIRGFKAEDLYEKELISLYVVGKEGLGLFNDYKEVFEKLLMPEIVIDRASEILIENKPIEAFELLQKDKGSLAKVLRLIFIQGIFSFKPEENLYIAMRNLDFTNIDEMKHTAVSFARFYTAFKVAEGIAEKTIKDKMNAEAFKRALAISIGIKYPLPKPEYISLIGKEVFNIDQKLLKKVLG, encoded by the coding sequence GTGGTAAAAGAGATATATAGGGAAAGGGTACGAGTCCTAACTGAGTTATGGGGAAGTCTAGTAGAGAAATATACACATCTAACAAGAGAGGTATTAGTCGACTTATTGAAAGAAAGCTATGAGACAAATGACATAAAGCCGATAAGAGGATTTAAGGCAGAAGATCTATACGAGAAAGAGCTCATAAGTTTATATGTAGTTGGAAAAGAAGGCTTAGGACTATTTAATGATTACAAAGAAGTTTTTGAGAAACTACTTATGCCTGAAATAGTTATAGACAGAGCATCGGAAATTTTAATAGAAAATAAACCAATAGAGGCGTTTGAACTACTTCAAAAAGATAAAGGGAGTCTTGCGAAAGTATTGAGATTAATTTTTATACAGGGCATTTTTTCATTTAAGCCAGAAGAGAATTTATACATTGCAATGAGAAACTTAGATTTTACTAACATAGACGAAATGAAACATACTGCTGTAAGTTTCGCCAGATTTTATACTGCATTTAAGGTAGCTGAAGGTATTGCAGAGAAGACCATTAAAGACAAGATGAACGCTGAAGCCTTCAAGAGAGCTTTAGCGATAAGTATAGGGATTAAGTATCCACTACCTAAACCAGAGTATATAAGTTTAATTGGTAAGGAAGTATTCAATATAGATCAGAAATTGCTTAAAAAGGTATTAGGTTGA
- a CDS encoding helix-turn-helix domain-containing protein — translation MRIIHNLSKDARAKIIEILLENRSKKELAEELEISPAAVTKFVNGITHPSDDTIEKAIEIADDEEKREILNIIIDDIMISVEELVNEYKLVDKKVEKIKKILNTITYP, via the coding sequence TTGAGGATAATTCATAATCTAAGTAAAGATGCCAGAGCAAAGATAATTGAGATATTGCTGGAGAATAGGTCGAAGAAGGAGTTAGCTGAAGAACTAGAGATATCGCCAGCAGCTGTTACAAAGTTTGTTAATGGTATAACACATCCAAGTGATGATACGATCGAAAAGGCTATAGAAATTGCAGATGATGAAGAAAAGAGGGAAATTCTAAACATAATAATAGACGATATAATGATTAGTGTTGAGGAGTTGGTTAATGAGTACAAACTTGTTGATAAAAAGGTCGAGAAAATTAAAAAAATTCTTAATACAATTACCTACCCTTAG
- a CDS encoding alcohol dehydrogenase, translating to MKAIVFDLGITRKDVVEKPINKDYLMVTPIKALISGLENAIYSGFLWVEPNRILGSSGIVKINNVGIDVDKSLEGKTAVVLPYSNRYGGIGTEIDGILAEKAVIPLDSIVTIPEDYSVKYVIYPYVSIGLQLRKIFKGYNVLIAGGGISSYISALALVGYANRVAVYNEDGYTNIRLYGVEEIKKGENYHWEALFITTMRAWIRVELGLLNDENKIVAIPRLLNSWPTAIPANLEIKFVKPAKMDGVLNYIDEEVSEKVFNQLVILSDDIISSLPTPRPGVIVDMEKEFKKKI from the coding sequence ATGAAAGCAATAGTATTCGATTTGGGTATTACGCGGAAAGACGTGGTTGAAAAGCCTATAAATAAGGATTATTTGATGGTAACACCTATTAAAGCATTGATTTCTGGTCTTGAAAACGCAATATATTCAGGATTCTTATGGGTAGAACCAAATAGAATCTTGGGAAGCTCTGGTATAGTAAAAATAAATAACGTAGGGATTGATGTGGACAAGAGTTTAGAGGGAAAAACAGCGGTTGTTCTTCCATATTCTAATAGGTATGGCGGTATAGGGACAGAAATAGATGGTATATTAGCTGAAAAGGCAGTGATACCATTGGATTCCATAGTTACCATTCCCGAGGATTATAGTGTAAAATATGTGATATATCCTTATGTTTCCATAGGACTACAGCTTAGGAAAATCTTCAAGGGATATAATGTGTTAATTGCAGGTGGTGGAATTTCTTCATATATATCTGCTCTTGCATTAGTTGGTTATGCTAACAGGGTCGCCGTATATAATGAAGATGGGTATACGAATATCAGGTTATACGGAGTGGAAGAAATTAAAAAGGGAGAAAATTACCACTGGGAAGCATTATTTATAACTACCATGAGAGCCTGGATAAGGGTTGAACTAGGGTTATTGAATGACGAGAATAAGATAGTGGCTATACCCAGGTTACTAAATTCATGGCCAACTGCAATACCAGCTAACCTAGAGATAAAATTCGTTAAACCAGCTAAGATGGATGGAGTACTTAATTATATTGATGAGGAGGTTTCAGAAAAGGTGTTTAATCAACTTGTAATACTTTCCGATGATATAATCTCCTCTTTGCCAACACCAAGACCTGGGGTTATTGTGGATATGGAAAAAGAATTTAAGAAAAAGATTTGA
- a CDS encoding PLP-dependent aminotransferase family protein: protein MFERFLSKDAALLKGSEIRDILKITEGKNVISLAGGLPAPDTFPVEEIKKITQDILDNDPEKGLQYTATAGISEFRRELVNLSNKRGITGINDRNVFATVGSQEALFMIFNLLVDPGDVVIVEMPSYLAALNILRSRKPIFIGVNVKENGLDLDELETKIKKSISEGKKPKLLYVIPTAQNPAGTTMNLSDRKRLLEIAENYDILVVEDDAYGFLVFDGDNPPPLKALDKSGRVIYTSTFSKILAPGFRLGWIVANEEFIKNVEMYKQNVDLHTPSFTQMIAMEAIKRGVIERQIPKIRQIYRHKRDVMLDAINKYFPKDARWSKPVGGMFVFAWLDKKIDTTKMLEEAVKRGVAYVPGASFYYDYSGRNTMRLNFSYPTESDLEKAIQILSSVIKSFS from the coding sequence ATGTTTGAACGTTTTCTATCGAAGGACGCAGCTTTGTTAAAAGGTTCTGAAATAAGAGATATTCTAAAAATTACAGAAGGGAAAAATGTAATTAGTTTAGCAGGAGGACTGCCTGCTCCAGATACTTTTCCTGTTGAGGAGATAAAGAAAATAACCCAGGATATACTTGATAACGATCCTGAAAAAGGTTTACAATACACTGCCACAGCAGGAATTAGTGAATTTAGAAGAGAGCTAGTTAATCTTTCAAATAAGCGTGGAATTACAGGAATCAATGACAGAAACGTATTCGCTACAGTTGGTAGTCAAGAAGCATTATTCATGATATTTAATCTTCTAGTAGACCCAGGAGATGTAGTAATTGTAGAAATGCCGAGCTACCTTGCGGCTTTAAATATACTTAGATCAAGGAAACCAATTTTCATCGGTGTAAATGTAAAAGAGAATGGACTAGACCTAGATGAATTAGAGACAAAGATAAAGAAAAGTATAAGTGAAGGAAAGAAACCCAAGCTTTTGTATGTTATACCTACAGCTCAAAACCCCGCAGGAACAACTATGAATCTAAGCGATAGGAAAAGACTACTTGAAATTGCTGAAAACTATGATATCCTAGTAGTGGAGGATGATGCGTATGGATTCCTTGTATTTGATGGAGATAATCCACCACCTCTTAAAGCGTTAGATAAGTCAGGAAGAGTAATATACACATCCACATTTAGTAAAATATTAGCACCTGGATTCCGATTGGGTTGGATAGTAGCAAATGAGGAATTCATAAAAAATGTAGAAATGTACAAGCAGAACGTCGACCTTCATACACCTAGTTTTACTCAAATGATAGCAATGGAGGCGATAAAAAGAGGTGTAATAGAGAGGCAGATACCTAAAATTAGGCAGATATATAGACATAAGAGAGATGTAATGCTTGATGCTATCAATAAATATTTCCCAAAGGATGCAAGATGGAGTAAACCTGTTGGTGGAATGTTTGTTTTTGCGTGGTTAGACAAAAAGATTGATACTACTAAAATGTTAGAGGAAGCTGTAAAAAGAGGAGTTGCCTACGTCCCCGGTGCGAGTTTCTACTACGATTACAGTGGAAGAAATACCATGAGATTGAACTTCAGTTACCCAACAGAATCAGATTTAGAAAAAGCTATACAAATCCTGTCCTCCGTTATCAAATCTTTTTCTTAA